Proteins found in one Acidimicrobiales bacterium genomic segment:
- a CDS encoding SDR family oxidoreductase, whose amino-acid sequence VAGAVHDVVDRHGRLDVLVATPGINVRKPMIEYTDEDYDAVMDVNLGGTFRAIRAAGRVMAGQGSGSVIVISSISARVVEPGQVVYAGTKAALAQMVRVAAAELGPYGVRVNAIAPGPVETPLTEPIRDDPRWRDAYADRVAVGRWAVPAEIAAPAVFLASDEASYVSGSLLFADGGWTDLDQRFQGAARPVAAAGVARDG is encoded by the coding sequence GTGGCCGGCGCCGTCCACGACGTGGTCGACCGCCACGGGCGGCTCGACGTCCTCGTGGCCACGCCGGGGATCAACGTCCGCAAGCCGATGATCGAGTACACCGACGAGGACTACGACGCCGTGATGGACGTCAACCTCGGCGGGACGTTCCGGGCCATCCGAGCCGCCGGCCGCGTGATGGCCGGACAGGGCTCGGGCAGCGTGATCGTGATCTCCTCGATCAGCGCGCGGGTCGTCGAGCCGGGCCAGGTGGTCTACGCGGGGACGAAGGCGGCGCTCGCCCAGATGGTGCGCGTCGCGGCCGCGGAGCTCGGCCCGTACGGCGTGCGCGTCAACGCGATCGCCCCCGGGCCGGTCGAGACGCCGCTCACCGAGCCGATCCGCGACGACCCCCGTTGGCGGGACGCCTACGCGGACCGGGTCGCCGTCGGCCGGTGGGCCGTGCCCGCCGAGATCGCCGCTCCGGCGGTGTTCCTCGCCAGCGACGAGGCCAGCTACGTGTCCGGCTCGCTGCTGTTCGCCGACGGCGGCTGGACGGACCTCGACCAGCGGTTCCAGGGCGCAGCCCGGCCGGTCGCGGCAGCGGGGGTGGCCCGTGACGGTTGA
- a CDS encoding MFS transporter has protein sequence MGGDEADFGVITAAGAVTAMLAIGLLIRFPRTFPPHHVVSIAAAAYAAAAVGVSMMHAMGWPLVALGLVLGTTWALAYTASPMVVSELVGDRSRARYIGYVTGSIQVGFGLGPIVGSALQDLGFALETVFRVAAGLAVAAAVVAAPLHRRAPALSLRLAAVGPPGQPLGRALVTIVRSRAAIPLVMVLICACLFTTMNTFQTTFGDARSLDYDVFFASYTAAVIAARFGIVRWLSDSSSPHVLAVSTAGVGGVDRAVPRRRHEHDRLRGGVGLARAHVRAHPAGGAGPGREPQRGGRAPPAPAPRRARVRDGDPRLPRWPPAPSSPPPTTRRCSSSCSASPWRWRRSASWSGPASADRSCRRRTRP, from the coding sequence ATCGGCGGCGACGAAGCCGACTTCGGCGTGATCACCGCCGCGGGGGCAGTCACGGCGATGCTCGCCATCGGCCTGCTGATCCGGTTCCCGAGGACCTTTCCGCCGCACCACGTCGTGTCGATCGCCGCTGCCGCGTACGCGGCGGCCGCCGTCGGCGTGTCGATGATGCATGCGATGGGGTGGCCGCTCGTGGCCCTCGGCCTCGTGCTCGGCACGACCTGGGCGCTCGCGTACACGGCGTCACCGATGGTGGTGAGCGAGCTGGTCGGCGACCGGTCACGGGCCCGCTACATCGGCTACGTCACCGGCTCGATCCAGGTCGGCTTCGGCCTCGGGCCGATCGTCGGCAGCGCGCTCCAGGACCTCGGGTTCGCGCTGGAGACGGTGTTCCGGGTGGCGGCCGGGCTCGCCGTCGCCGCCGCCGTCGTCGCCGCGCCCCTGCACCGCCGGGCCCCGGCCCTGTCGCTGCGCCTCGCGGCCGTCGGCCCGCCGGGCCAGCCGCTCGGTCGGGCGCTCGTCACCATCGTGCGCTCGCGGGCGGCGATCCCCCTCGTGATGGTGCTCATCTGCGCCTGCCTGTTCACGACCATGAACACGTTCCAGACGACGTTCGGCGACGCCCGCTCCCTCGACTACGACGTGTTCTTCGCCAGCTACACCGCCGCCGTCATCGCCGCCCGCTTCGGCATCGTGCGCTGGCTCTCCGACTCGAGCTCGCCCCACGTGCTCGCCGTGTCGACGGCCGGCGTGGGTGGCGTCGATCGCGCTGTTCCTCGCCGTCGGCACGAACACGATCGCCTACGCGGCGGCGTCGGCCTCGCTCGGGCTCACGTACGGGCTCACCCTGCCGGCGGTGCAGGCCCGGGCCGTGAACCTCAGCGGGGCGGACGTGCGCCCCCGGCTCCTGCCCCTCGTCGGGCTCGTGTTCGAGACGGCGATCCTCGCCTTCCCCGCTGGCCGCCGGCGCCATCATCTCCGCCACCGACTACACGACGATGTTCGTCGTCCTGCTCGGCCTCGCCCTGGCGCTGGCGGCGCTCGGCCAGCTGGAGCGGGCCCGCGTCGGCCGACCGGTCCTGTCGCCGGCGGACGCGCCCCTGA